The Candidatus Neomarinimicrobiota bacterium genomic interval AGGTATCTCCACTTCAAAAGGATATCCCTTTTTCTGGCCTGTAACGGGGCAAAATACAGCCAGTCCAACTTTTTGATTATAGTTTTTAGACGACAGGACTAATGCAGGTCTTTTTCTCCCGACGCGTCGGGATTCGTGTCCTGTTTGAGGCGTAAAGTTTAGCCAGGCAATATCTCCACGATCAGGCACATAATTGGATGACATTATGACAATTCCTTGCCGACAGTCTGCCCCCAATTAATCTCACTATGGAGGTTTGTTTGATCTATTTGGGATAACAGAGAATCTAACTCGTATTCGTCTGGCTCATCGATGGGGAAAATCACTAAATGGTCATCTTCAATGCTGAGGTTAACGATACTCTTATCACTTATGTTCGTTTCTTTGGCAAAGGCTTTAGGAATTCTAAGTGCCAAACTGTTACCCCATTTTTGAATTTTAGTACGCATAATATTGACTCCTTATGTTTATACATAGAAGATACAACTAAACACTATGATTGTTCAATGAAAAATTGGAAATCAACTCTGTC includes:
- the mazF gene encoding endoribonuclease MazF: MSSNYVPDRGDIAWLNFTPQTGHESRRVGRKRPALVLSSKNYNQKVGLAVFCPVTGQKKGYPFEVEIPSNSMITGVILSDQIKSLDWHARQARYAMRVPNSVLQECLQKIKALLQL
- a CDS encoding AbrB/MazE/SpoVT family DNA-binding domain-containing protein, yielding MRTKIQKWGNSLALRIPKAFAKETNISDKSIVNLSIEDDHLVIFPIDEPDEYELDSLLSQIDQTNLHSEINWGQTVGKELS